Proteins from one Rhodoflexus caldus genomic window:
- the hisB gene encoding bifunctional histidinol-phosphatase/imidazoleglycerol-phosphate dehydratase HisB, with protein MKKALFIDRDGTIIVEPPDEQIDSYEKLAFLPGAIGALARIAKAGIYELVMVTNQDGLGTASFPEDTFWPAHQKMLDILAAEGILFDAIHIDRSFPHENLPTRKPGTAMLTAYMDGSYDLANSFVIGDRLTDVQLAENLGCQSVLIGKTDERAALCTSDWHQIADFLLAANGRSATVHRKTNETDIRVTLRMDGKGRSEMATGLGFFDHMLDQLARHSGCSLEVQVIGDLHIDEHHTIEDTALALGEAFARALGNKKGIERYGFAILPMDDALAQVSIDFSGRPWLVWNGKFHREKVGQMPTEMVYHFFKSFSDTAKCNLNMQFSGDNDHHQIEILFKAFARAIRSAIALRPGDTSIPSTKGIL; from the coding sequence ATGAAAAAGGCACTTTTCATAGACCGCGACGGCACCATCATTGTTGAACCACCTGATGAACAGATAGATTCATACGAAAAACTGGCGTTTTTGCCCGGCGCTATCGGGGCACTGGCAAGGATAGCAAAGGCAGGTATTTATGAACTGGTGATGGTAACTAACCAAGATGGTTTAGGCACGGCAAGTTTCCCCGAAGACACCTTCTGGCCTGCTCATCAAAAAATGTTGGATATCCTCGCTGCGGAAGGCATTCTGTTTGATGCCATACATATTGACCGATCTTTCCCGCATGAAAACCTGCCCACACGCAAACCCGGAACGGCTATGCTCACGGCGTATATGGACGGGAGCTACGACCTTGCCAACAGTTTTGTCATCGGCGACCGTTTGACCGATGTACAACTTGCCGAAAATCTGGGCTGCCAATCGGTGTTGATAGGCAAAACCGATGAGCGTGCTGCCCTCTGCACTTCGGACTGGCACCAAATCGCCGATTTTCTGCTGGCAGCCAATGGGCGCAGCGCTACCGTTCACAGAAAAACCAACGAAACAGATATTCGGGTTACGCTTCGGATGGATGGCAAAGGACGGTCGGAAATGGCAACAGGGCTGGGCTTTTTTGACCATATGCTCGACCAACTGGCGCGCCACTCGGGCTGTAGCCTTGAAGTACAGGTCATCGGCGATTTGCACATAGACGAACATCATACCATAGAAGACACCGCGCTGGCACTTGGAGAGGCTTTTGCGCGTGCATTGGGCAATAAAAAAGGTATCGAGCGTTACGGCTTTGCCATACTGCCCATGGACGATGCACTGGCACAAGTAAGCATTGACTTTTCCGGCCGCCCTTGGTTGGTCTGGAACGGCAAGTTCCACCGCGAAAAAGTGGGACAAATGCCTACGGAAATGGTTTATCACTTTTTCAAGTCGTTCTCCGATACGGCCAAATGCAACTTAAACATGCAGTTTTCAGGCGATAACGACCACCATCAGATTGAAATTCTGTTTAAAGCATTTGCAAGAGCCATCCGTTCGGCTATTGCCCTGCGCCCGGGCGATACGAGCATTCCAAGCACCAAAGGCATTTTATAA
- a CDS encoding ABC transporter ATP-binding protein, giving the protein MAQQETASGQIFDRKVLAGIFQFVKPYIGRFYLLIVLTVLMGLLSPLRPYLIQYTIDHHIAHNDMGGLVRMVWLMIGLALVQALVQFSNSYLSDWVGQHVIRDIRITLFKHLLSLKTQYFDRTPIGRLVTRNISDVETLNNVFTEGLAAIVGDLLQLLFILGLMLYTDWRLTLVSLSTFPLLFVATYIFKEKIKKAFNSVRVAVANLNSFVQEHITGMSIVQIFSSEQREFERFKEINREHRKAHLKSVKYYSIYFPVAEVIGAIATGMLVWYGAKGVIQEHLTLGTLVAFIMYISMFFRPIRLIADRFNTLQMGIVSGDRLMKILNSREQIQNTGTYRPASIRGDVTFENVWFAYNDEDYVLKNINFEAHRGQTVALVGATGAGKSSTINLISRFYDVNQGRILFDGVDIREYELYFLRRRIGIVLQDVFLFSGSIMDNITLGNEEITLEQVQKAAELVGALSFIERLPGGFDYNVMERGATLSVGQRQLISFVRAMVYNPDIIILDEATSSVDSETEKMIQDAIGKMMKGRTAIIIAHRLATIQNADRIIVLDKGEIKEMGKHDELLALGGYYARLHKMQYKEMAA; this is encoded by the coding sequence ATGGCACAACAGGAAACGGCTTCAGGCCAGATTTTTGACCGCAAAGTTCTCGCGGGAATTTTTCAGTTTGTCAAACCTTACATCGGCCGCTTTTATCTGCTGATAGTATTAACCGTGCTGATGGGGCTTTTGTCGCCGCTGCGCCCGTACCTGATTCAATACACGATTGACCATCACATTGCTCACAATGACATGGGTGGGCTGGTGCGGATGGTTTGGCTGATGATTGGTTTGGCATTGGTGCAGGCATTGGTGCAATTCAGCAATTCTTATCTTTCCGATTGGGTGGGGCAGCATGTCATCCGCGATATCCGCATTACGCTGTTCAAGCATTTGCTCTCGCTCAAAACACAGTATTTTGACCGTACACCTATCGGCAGGCTTGTAACCCGCAACATTTCCGACGTAGAAACACTCAATAACGTATTCACCGAAGGGCTGGCGGCCATTGTCGGCGATTTATTGCAACTGCTGTTTATTCTTGGGTTGATGCTCTACACCGACTGGCGGCTTACTTTGGTCAGTCTCAGCACTTTTCCGCTGCTGTTTGTGGCTACTTATATTTTTAAGGAAAAAATCAAGAAGGCGTTTAATTCGGTGCGGGTGGCGGTTGCCAACCTCAATTCGTTTGTGCAGGAACATATTACGGGCATGAGCATTGTACAGATTTTCAGCAGCGAGCAACGGGAGTTTGAGCGATTTAAAGAAATCAATCGTGAACATCGCAAGGCGCACCTCAAATCGGTAAAATATTATTCCATCTACTTCCCTGTTGCCGAAGTGATTGGCGCAATTGCAACAGGCATGTTGGTTTGGTACGGTGCAAAAGGCGTGATACAAGAGCACCTGACGCTTGGTACGTTGGTGGCGTTCATCATGTATATTTCCATGTTTTTCCGCCCGATTCGTCTGATTGCTGACCGTTTTAATACGCTGCAAATGGGCATTGTCAGCGGCGACCGCCTGATGAAAATTCTCAACAGTCGCGAGCAAATTCAAAATACGGGTACGTATCGGCCTGCTTCTATCAGGGGGGATGTAACTTTTGAAAATGTTTGGTTTGCCTACAACGACGAAGATTACGTACTGAAAAATATCAATTTTGAAGCACATCGCGGGCAAACAGTGGCGCTCGTAGGTGCTACGGGTGCCGGCAAATCTTCTACCATCAACCTCATCAGCCGATTCTACGACGTTAATCAGGGGCGCATCTTGTTCGACGGGGTAGATATTCGCGAGTACGAGTTGTATTTTCTCCGCCGCCGCATAGGTATTGTATTGCAGGATGTATTCCTGTTTTCGGGCAGCATTATGGACAATATTACGCTTGGTAATGAGGAAATAACCTTGGAGCAAGTGCAAAAAGCGGCTGAGTTGGTGGGTGCGCTGTCCTTTATTGAGCGGCTGCCCGGCGGCTTTGACTACAACGTGATGGAGCGCGGTGCCACGCTTTCCGTAGGCCAGCGACAACTGATTTCGTTCGTTCGGGCAATGGTGTATAACCCCGACATCATCATTTTAGATGAGGCTACCTCTTCGGTGGACAGCGAAACCGAAAAAATGATTCAGGATGCTATCGGCAAAATGATGAAAGGCAGAACGGCCATTATCATTGCACACCGCTTGGCCACCATTCAAAACGCCGACCGCATTATTGTGCTGGACAAAGGCGAAATCAAAGAAATGGGCAAACACGACGAACTGCTGGCACTGGGTGGCTACTACGCCCGCCTGCACAAAATGCAGTACAAAGAAATGGCGGCTTAG
- the dcd gene encoding dCTP deaminase, whose translation MILTDLEILKHIQSGQIVIEPFREECLGTNSYDVHLGKWLATYDEEVLDARRHNTISTFEIPEEGYVLEPGKLYLGVTQEYTETHAHVPFLEGKSSVGRLGIDIHATAGKGDVGFCNHWTLEISVSQRVRVYAGMPIGQLIFFTIQGEIRHYYNRKPSAKYNERHEKPVESMMWKNKF comes from the coding sequence ATGATTCTGACCGACCTTGAAATTTTAAAACATATTCAATCAGGCCAAATTGTTATTGAGCCTTTTCGCGAAGAGTGTCTTGGCACCAATTCATATGACGTACATCTGGGAAAATGGCTCGCCACTTATGATGAAGAGGTGCTGGATGCCCGCAGACACAATACCATCAGCACCTTTGAAATACCGGAAGAAGGCTACGTGTTAGAACCGGGTAAACTTTACTTAGGTGTTACGCAAGAATACACCGAAACCCATGCGCATGTGCCGTTTCTGGAAGGCAAGTCGAGCGTAGGCAGGCTGGGGATTGATATTCACGCTACGGCAGGCAAAGGCGATGTAGGTTTTTGCAATCATTGGACGCTTGAAATATCGGTTTCCCAACGCGTGCGGGTATATGCCGGAATGCCCATTGGGCAGCTTATTTTCTTTACCATTCAGGGTGAAATCAGGCATTATTACAACCGCAAGCCATCCGCCAAGTATAACGAACGCCACGAAAAGCCGGTAGAATCCATGATGTGGAAAAATAAGTTTTAG
- a CDS encoding YbbR-like domain-containing protein translates to MKITAAILQALRQELSNFGRWDWSAITLSFIVAALLWLFNALNKNYTTKISVPVLFRTQATNVVALQPLPEKMDVLISGTGWGLIKTYFRKDVPATVFEIQAPLQTSFIATRRLIPQLSENLPGAKIERCEPDTLRFHFEPIREYELTLPMGYEHISLAEGHRFLYPPKVSPRRIKIQGPPSNLKKAAQLIRYEFAQSGISGTFSDIVRISFPKSSFITADLNQVHVSFQTAYFIRKERPVAIELKNFPADSSGTVQPNTAKVVYYTLPTNELTTDTTAIRLWLDWRKVRWKDSTLLPDLITTEDFFEPKVVPPVFKVSYAKSRNNGRNR, encoded by the coding sequence TTGAAGATTACCGCCGCCATATTGCAGGCACTCAGGCAGGAACTGAGCAACTTCGGACGGTGGGACTGGAGCGCTATCACGCTGAGTTTCATCGTGGCAGCGCTCCTTTGGCTTTTTAATGCGCTGAACAAGAACTACACAACCAAAATCAGCGTACCGGTTCTGTTCAGAACGCAGGCAACCAATGTGGTTGCGCTGCAACCGCTGCCCGAAAAAATGGACGTACTCATCAGCGGAACAGGTTGGGGGCTGATAAAAACTTATTTCCGAAAGGATGTCCCCGCTACTGTTTTTGAAATACAGGCGCCCCTGCAAACATCGTTCATAGCCACGCGCCGGCTGATTCCGCAATTGAGCGAAAACCTGCCCGGTGCCAAAATTGAACGCTGTGAGCCCGATACGCTCCGCTTCCATTTTGAGCCGATTCGCGAGTACGAGCTGACGCTGCCTATGGGCTACGAACACATCAGCCTTGCCGAAGGGCATCGCTTTTTGTACCCTCCCAAGGTTAGCCCGCGCCGCATTAAAATTCAGGGGCCGCCTTCCAATCTTAAAAAGGCAGCACAATTAATCAGGTACGAATTTGCCCAATCGGGAATCAGCGGCACATTCAGCGACATTGTACGGATATCATTCCCCAAATCGAGCTTTATCACAGCCGATTTGAATCAGGTGCATGTCAGTTTCCAAACAGCATATTTCATTCGCAAAGAGCGCCCGGTAGCTATTGAACTGAAAAACTTCCCTGCCGACAGTTCCGGAACGGTACAGCCCAATACTGCCAAAGTGGTATATTACACCCTGCCAACCAACGAATTGACCACCGATACAACCGCTATCAGGCTTTGGTTAGACTGGCGCAAGGTGCGCTGGAAAGACTCCACCCTGCTGCCCGACTTAATTACCACCGAAGATTTTTTTGAACCCAAGGTCGTTCCACCTGTTTTTAAAGTCAGCTATGCTAAAAGTAGGAATAACGGGCGGAATCGGTAG
- the porG gene encoding type IX secretion system protein PorG, with amino-acid sequence MSLVFNKQRLLLMAAVCFGFIATASAQRYEVGAGIGAGNYKGDVAPAFRVENSKLGGNIFFRYNPFYFLSLRANLMVTDLMGRDSIFADPFQQKRDFYFRSNMRELALTAEYNFFNFRKTDRRRMEKWCPFLFGGVAVANHSGKTNYLDNRDYGGTHVVIPFGVGVKHYMHPNWNLGFEFGARKTFTDRIDGIDFNEANTKFRQSNPYSKDMYYFAGITLSYVFYSVRCAEPFAAD; translated from the coding sequence ATGTCATTGGTTTTTAATAAACAGCGGTTGCTGCTGATGGCAGCCGTTTGTTTTGGTTTTATTGCAACAGCGAGTGCACAGCGCTACGAGGTAGGCGCAGGCATAGGAGCAGGAAACTACAAAGGAGATGTCGCCCCTGCCTTTCGCGTAGAAAATTCAAAATTGGGCGGAAATATTTTCTTCCGCTACAATCCTTTTTACTTTCTCAGCCTACGTGCCAACCTGATGGTAACTGACCTGATGGGGCGCGACAGCATTTTTGCAGACCCTTTTCAGCAAAAACGCGATTTCTATTTCCGCAGCAATATGCGGGAGCTTGCACTTACAGCCGAATATAATTTTTTCAATTTTCGGAAAACCGACCGGCGGCGGATGGAAAAATGGTGTCCGTTTCTGTTTGGAGGCGTAGCCGTAGCCAATCACAGCGGAAAAACCAACTATTTGGACAATCGCGACTATGGCGGCACACACGTTGTCATTCCTTTTGGCGTGGGCGTAAAGCACTATATGCACCCCAACTGGAATCTGGGATTTGAATTTGGCGCACGCAAAACCTTCACCGACCGCATTGACGGGATTGACTTCAATGAAGCGAATACCAAGTTCCGGCAAAGCAACCCGTACAGCAAAGACATGTACTATTTTGCGGGCATTACGCTGAGCTACGTATTCTATTCAGTGCGCTGTGCCGAGCCGTTTGCGGCAGACTAA
- a CDS encoding murein hydrolase activator EnvC family protein, which yields MRLKNQKKIEELNQTIISTGRTKEATLSEYLTRKTILERYIKEIKIVQEKQAWIQEQIRETQELIEALEKDEAQLRQNYQKTIFELSKQENQPKNATANLLAIDSWNDVNQKKNNLTQYERTRREQLNAIAATVKKLTERKKQLAELEQLRQATEQSLKSNIAFEMQQRKELDLRVKELQKREKDFIERKEALERFNKSITREIDNILAARGADWNNSKTNAIAAVPQPEAVNAVRNKTTTAKSAGKAAETRPQYSGAAKATPTGSIRNNVFAENKSLLPWPVDKYNLIASRFGIHNYPGISNIEIENLGIDILTMRNEPVRSVFDGVVTVVSQDPDMGWVVIVQHDDYLCIYARLQNVAVKVGSRVKARAVLGTVGLNRDGYPMLQFQIWKNRQSLNPEDWLAKNTDN from the coding sequence GTGCGGCTCAAAAATCAGAAGAAAATAGAAGAGTTGAATCAAACGATTATCTCAACGGGCAGAACAAAAGAGGCTACGTTGAGTGAGTATCTGACACGTAAGACCATTTTGGAGCGCTACATCAAAGAGATTAAGATTGTTCAGGAAAAGCAGGCATGGATTCAAGAGCAGATTAGGGAAACGCAGGAACTGATAGAAGCGCTTGAAAAGGATGAAGCACAATTGCGGCAGAATTATCAGAAAACCATCTTTGAACTTTCCAAGCAGGAAAATCAGCCAAAGAATGCTACGGCCAACTTGCTTGCCATAGATTCATGGAACGATGTTAATCAAAAGAAAAATAACCTGACGCAGTACGAACGCACGCGAAGAGAGCAGCTAAATGCCATTGCGGCGACAGTCAAGAAATTGACGGAGCGCAAAAAACAATTGGCTGAATTGGAGCAACTCCGCCAAGCAACGGAACAGTCGCTGAAAAGTAACATTGCCTTTGAAATGCAGCAACGAAAAGAACTTGACCTGCGAGTGAAGGAACTGCAAAAGCGAGAAAAAGATTTCATAGAACGCAAGGAGGCATTAGAAAGATTTAACAAGTCCATCACAAGGGAAATAGATAATATCTTGGCCGCCAGAGGTGCAGATTGGAACAACTCCAAAACCAACGCCATAGCTGCCGTGCCGCAACCAGAGGCCGTAAATGCCGTGCGTAATAAAACAACGACCGCCAAGTCGGCAGGAAAGGCAGCAGAAACCCGCCCTCAATATTCAGGAGCGGCGAAAGCCACACCGACAGGCAGCATACGCAACAATGTGTTTGCCGAAAACAAATCGCTGCTGCCTTGGCCGGTAGATAAATACAATCTTATTGCATCAAGATTCGGTATTCATAACTACCCGGGCATATCTAACATAGAAATTGAGAATTTGGGAATAGATATTCTCACCATGCGCAACGAGCCTGTGCGAAGTGTGTTTGACGGCGTGGTTACAGTTGTCAGTCAAGACCCTGATATGGGCTGGGTAGTGATTGTGCAGCACGATGATTATCTGTGCATATATGCGCGCCTGCAAAATGTTGCGGTAAAGGTAGGCAGCCGCGTTAAAGCCCGCGCAGTGCTGGGTACTGTCGGTTTGAACCGCGACGGATACCCGATGCTCCAATTCCAGATATGGAAAAATCGGCAAAGCCTCAACCCCGAAGACTGGCTGGCAAAAAACACCGACAATTGA
- a CDS encoding GMC family oxidoreductase: MKNLTSYDFIIVGAGSAGCVLAHRLSENPANSVLLLEAGKPDSHMKIHIPGGYTDLFRTEVDWAFYSEPQPFAENRSIFLPRGKTLGGSSSTNAMAYIRGHRNDFDLWAAAGNRGWDYQSVLPYFKKSEYNETIRNEYHGQNGLLNVSNLAFVTPYGPAFIEACAQTGIPKTDDFNGAQQEGAGFFQFTIKNGRRHSTATAFIKTAINRPNLTIVTQAHTTKILLANDKATGVECLVKGTLQTFKANKEVIVSAGAFASPQLLMLSGIGATDDLRPHGIEVKHRLEGVGKNLHDHLFYPVSMLSKQAVGKNHVLKPLNMLGALFTYLTTKKGVLTTGPLEANAFVKTTPDAVQPDLQLHMAPVQVGDKYGIDIYDLSNYPTDRDGFVILPTLLQPQSRGYVKLRSANPTDAPVIQPLFLSQEADLQLLVKGGKIAQEILQQQALDGLRDRLHFPLPNISDDEWANHIRRSFETVYHPVGTCKMGSDELSVVNERLQVHGIEGLRIADASIMPRIVSGNTNAACIMIGEKAADMVLADYANS; encoded by the coding sequence ATGAAAAACCTCACTTCTTACGATTTCATCATTGTTGGGGCCGGCTCGGCAGGCTGCGTGTTGGCACACCGCCTTTCGGAAAATCCGGCTAACAGCGTGCTGCTGCTGGAAGCAGGCAAACCCGACAGCCATATGAAAATTCACATCCCCGGCGGCTATACGGATTTGTTTCGCACCGAGGTGGACTGGGCTTTTTACTCCGAGCCGCAACCCTTCGCCGAAAACCGCAGCATTTTTCTGCCCCGCGGCAAAACACTGGGAGGAAGCAGCAGCACCAATGCAATGGCTTATATCAGAGGACATCGGAATGACTTTGATTTGTGGGCAGCAGCGGGCAATCGGGGCTGGGACTATCAAAGTGTGCTGCCTTATTTCAAAAAATCGGAATACAACGAAACCATCCGCAACGAATACCACGGACAAAACGGGCTGTTGAATGTGAGCAATTTGGCATTTGTTACGCCCTATGGCCCGGCATTCATAGAAGCCTGTGCGCAAACAGGTATTCCAAAAACAGACGATTTCAACGGCGCACAACAGGAAGGCGCAGGCTTTTTTCAATTTACCATCAAAAACGGCAGGCGGCACAGCACGGCAACGGCTTTCATTAAAACCGCAATCAACCGCCCTAACCTCACCATCGTTACCCAAGCCCACACAACCAAAATTTTACTGGCCAACGACAAGGCAACAGGGGTAGAGTGTTTGGTAAAAGGCACTCTGCAAACTTTCAAAGCCAATAAAGAAGTCATAGTCAGTGCAGGCGCTTTTGCGTCCCCACAACTGCTCATGCTTTCGGGCATCGGCGCAACTGACGATTTACGGCCGCACGGCATAGAGGTTAAGCATCGGCTGGAAGGTGTAGGTAAAAATCTGCACGACCATTTGTTCTATCCTGTCAGTATGCTTTCTAAACAGGCAGTAGGCAAAAACCACGTGCTAAAACCACTGAACATGCTGGGGGCACTTTTTACCTACCTGACCACAAAAAAAGGCGTACTCACCACAGGGCCACTGGAAGCCAATGCTTTTGTAAAAACCACACCGGATGCCGTGCAACCCGACCTGCAACTGCACATGGCACCCGTACAGGTGGGCGATAAGTACGGAATAGACATTTATGACCTGAGCAACTATCCTACCGACCGCGATGGTTTTGTCATCTTGCCGACCCTTTTACAGCCGCAAAGCCGCGGTTATGTCAAACTGCGCTCCGCCAACCCTACCGATGCACCTGTTATTCAGCCCTTGTTCCTGTCGCAAGAAGCAGACCTGCAACTGCTGGTTAAAGGCGGCAAGATAGCACAGGAAATTTTGCAGCAACAAGCGCTCGATGGTCTGCGCGACCGCCTGCATTTCCCGCTTCCCAATATCAGCGATGACGAGTGGGCAAACCATATACGCCGTTCGTTTGAAACGGTTTATCATCCGGTAGGTACTTGTAAGATGGGCAGCGATGAACTTTCGGTAGTCAATGAACGGCTGCAAGTGCATGGTATCGAGGGCTTGCGCATAGCAGATGCGTCTATTATGCCGCGCATAGTATCGGGCAATACCAATGCTGCCTGTATTATGATTGGCGAAAAAGCAGCCGATATGGTACTGGCCGATTACGCGAACAGTTAA
- the yajC gene encoding preprotein translocase subunit YajC has product MQHIQAILLQAASSGSSIANLIFIAGIILVFYFFMIRPQQKRQKEQKKFIESIAVGDHVVTIGGLHGKVVAIEGNLVHLEADKGVTLKFEKTAISLEQSKGQGTPSVTS; this is encoded by the coding sequence ATGCAGCACATACAAGCCATTTTATTGCAGGCGGCAAGTAGCGGTTCTTCCATTGCCAACCTGATTTTTATTGCGGGCATCATTCTGGTATTCTATTTCTTCATGATTCGCCCGCAGCAAAAACGTCAGAAAGAACAGAAAAAATTCATAGAGTCTATCGCCGTAGGCGACCATGTAGTTACCATCGGGGGTTTACACGGCAAAGTTGTTGCCATAGAAGGCAATTTGGTACATTTGGAAGCCGACAAAGGCGTTACGCTGAAATTTGAAAAAACGGCTATCTCGCTGGAACAAAGCAAAGGCCAAGGCACTCCTTCGGTAACATCATAA
- a CDS encoding YdcF family protein, whose product MFFLFSKLLTFLINPLFWLMGGLLWAWLTRNAKRRKHLLIAVTVTFWLLGNPWLANEVLLQWEVPPTPFANVPNDKYKAAIVLMGMTQDSKSPKDRVYFMRGADRLLYAIRLYKEGKVKKIIISGAYIDKLSAIAAKGANNVVSICRMAGIPDEDILTDELSLNTHENAVYTAQLLQKNGISPAECIMVTSAFHMRRAMLCFRKQGIEALPFPADFYSEDRFFDIGRMTVPSAVAIDRWNILLKEWTGIVVYRLAGYI is encoded by the coding sequence ATGTTTTTCCTGTTTTCCAAACTACTGACTTTCCTGATTAACCCCTTGTTCTGGCTGATGGGTGGGCTTTTGTGGGCATGGCTCACCCGAAATGCCAAAAGGCGCAAACATCTATTGATTGCCGTAACTGTTACCTTTTGGCTGCTGGGCAATCCGTGGCTTGCCAATGAAGTTTTGCTGCAATGGGAAGTCCCCCCTACTCCGTTTGCCAATGTGCCGAACGATAAATACAAAGCCGCCATCGTGCTGATGGGCATGACGCAGGACAGCAAATCGCCCAAAGACCGAGTGTATTTCATGCGCGGTGCCGACCGACTGCTGTATGCCATCAGGCTTTACAAAGAGGGCAAGGTAAAAAAGATAATCATCAGCGGAGCGTATATTGACAAGCTGTCTGCCATTGCAGCCAAAGGAGCAAATAACGTTGTTTCCATTTGCCGAATGGCAGGCATACCCGATGAAGATATTCTCACGGATGAATTATCGCTCAACACACATGAAAATGCGGTTTACACCGCACAACTGTTGCAAAAAAACGGCATCAGCCCCGCCGAGTGCATCATGGTAACATCGGCTTTTCATATGCGCCGAGCAATGCTTTGCTTTCGGAAACAGGGCATTGAGGCGCTGCCGTTTCCTGCCGATTTTTACAGTGAAGACCGCTTCTTTGACATTGGGCGCATGACCGTACCCTCTGCAGTTGCCATTGACCGATGGAATATTCTGCTCAAAGAATGGACAGGGATTGTCGTATATCGGCTGGCAGGCTATATCTAA
- a CDS encoding ATP-grasp domain-containing protein has protein sequence MKKIGILHGKERTFPQAFVERVNQKTQGKNIIAEPVSIESVEQGEPSGYAVIIDRISQDVPFYRAYLKNAALNGTAVINNPFWWSADEKFFNNCLATKIGVPVPKTVLLPSHRMPPDTNEHSFTNLFGHYNWEKAWETIGFPAYMKPHAGGGWKNVYKLNSLGDFYSKHPETGDLVMLLQEEIQFTDYFRCYCIGQKDVRIMPYEPRNPHHLRYVAETKATGAAAKKLLATIKDYVLRLNKALGYDFNTAEFAVRDGIPYAIDFCNPAPDADVHSVGQENFEWVVEAAANMAIERAKKNKEGQMNLTWGEFTSQACLGLPVSNPDLVKKTAKDEAPKAEVTLKKRTTKK, from the coding sequence TTGAAAAAAATCGGCATCTTACACGGAAAAGAAAGAACCTTTCCACAGGCATTTGTTGAACGCGTAAATCAGAAAACACAAGGCAAAAATATTATTGCAGAGCCTGTGTCTATAGAAAGTGTTGAGCAGGGCGAGCCTTCCGGCTATGCCGTTATTATTGACCGCATTTCTCAGGATGTACCCTTCTACCGCGCCTATCTGAAAAATGCGGCTCTCAACGGAACGGCTGTTATCAACAACCCGTTTTGGTGGAGCGCAGACGAAAAGTTTTTTAACAACTGCTTGGCAACCAAAATAGGTGTTCCCGTACCTAAAACAGTGCTGCTGCCTTCTCACCGGATGCCACCCGATACAAACGAACACTCATTTACTAACCTTTTCGGCCACTACAACTGGGAAAAAGCATGGGAAACCATCGGATTCCCTGCTTATATGAAGCCTCATGCAGGCGGTGGCTGGAAAAATGTTTACAAACTCAACAGCTTAGGCGATTTTTACAGCAAGCACCCCGAAACAGGCGATTTGGTGATGCTTTTGCAAGAAGAAATCCAGTTTACCGATTACTTCCGCTGCTATTGCATCGGCCAAAAAGATGTGCGCATTATGCCTTATGAGCCGCGCAATCCGCATCATTTGCGCTATGTGGCCGAAACCAAAGCAACAGGCGCTGCTGCTAAAAAACTGCTGGCAACCATAAAAGACTATGTGTTGCGCCTCAACAAAGCACTTGGCTACGATTTCAATACTGCCGAATTTGCCGTTCGCGACGGTATTCCATATGCAATTGACTTCTGTAACCCTGCACCCGATGCCGACGTGCACTCGGTAGGTCAGGAAAATTTTGAGTGGGTAGTAGAAGCTGCTGCCAATATGGCCATTGAACGTGCGAAAAAGAACAAAGAAGGCCAAATGAACCTGACTTGGGGCGAGTTTACTTCGCAAGCCTGTTTAGGATTACCGGTAAGCAATCCTGACCTTGTGAAGAAAACCGCTAAAGACGAAGCACCCAAAGCAGAGGTTACGCTGAAAAAACGCACGACAAAAAAATAA